In the Corynebacterium gerontici genome, one interval contains:
- the cobC gene encoding Rv2231c family pyridoxal phosphate-dependent protein CobC, translating to MFDPRIHGDLDAKGARLDFAVNVADETPRWLQKAIVQAVGRLRDYPDAEEVSQVEAQIAEYHGVPSEQIMLTSGASEAFALLKNLAPVRPCIIHPGFSEPDAIFGSQAIHHVLHPPFEDLGSLPDCDMAILGNPTNPTGVLHDPRSLRAPGRTVVVDEAFLDVVGEEHSLIPSQLFDVLCLRSLTKTWAIAGLRVGYVAGPAALLDQLRATRAHWPVNTLALAAAAAVFEHGVQTLPAIREAQEQQRGEMLGLLEAAGFAQASRSVAPFVLMRTPFEQPERIRQELLRRGIAVRRCDTFPGLDLNHWRLALRPQREVREFLNTLHQIGVL from the coding sequence GTGTTTGATCCTCGAATCCACGGAGACCTGGACGCCAAAGGTGCGCGCCTCGATTTTGCCGTCAATGTGGCCGATGAGACGCCGCGGTGGCTGCAGAAGGCGATTGTGCAGGCGGTGGGACGGCTGCGGGACTATCCCGATGCGGAGGAGGTTTCGCAGGTAGAGGCGCAGATCGCCGAGTACCATGGTGTGCCCTCGGAGCAGATCATGCTCACGTCCGGGGCTTCGGAGGCGTTTGCATTGCTGAAGAATTTGGCGCCAGTGCGCCCGTGCATCATCCACCCAGGGTTTTCTGAGCCTGACGCGATTTTCGGCTCCCAAGCGATACACCACGTCCTACACCCGCCTTTCGAGGACCTTGGCTCTCTTCCCGATTGCGACATGGCGATCCTCGGCAACCCCACCAATCCAACGGGCGTTCTCCACGATCCGCGTTCGCTGCGCGCCCCTGGCAGAACGGTGGTGGTTGATGAGGCATTTCTGGACGTGGTGGGCGAGGAACATTCGCTGATCCCTTCACAGCTTTTCGACGTCCTCTGCCTGCGAAGCCTAACCAAAACATGGGCGATTGCTGGTCTTCGAGTGGGCTATGTGGCAGGGCCGGCGGCGTTGCTCGATCAATTGAGGGCAACCCGCGCGCACTGGCCCGTCAATACCCTGGCGCTGGCGGCCGCCGCCGCAGTGTTCGAGCATGGCGTGCAGACGCTACCGGCAATCCGCGAGGCGCAGGAGCAGCAGCGAGGGGAGATGCTGGGCCTTTTGGAAGCCGCCGGTTTTGCACAAGCAAGCCGATCGGTGGCGCCCTTCGTGCTCATGCGCACGCCCTTCGAGCAGCCGGAGCGGATACGCCAGGAACTCTTGCGCCGAGGCATTGCGGTTCGACGCTGCGACACGTTCCCCGGACTAGACTTGAACCACTGGCGTTTGGCGTTACGACCCCAACGCGAAGTCCGCGAATTTTTGAACACCCTGCACCAGATTGGAGTGCTGTGA
- a CDS encoding HAD hydrolase-like protein codes for MSVLLIDVDGTIVNSYPGIRASFIHALETIGYPIPSEERLRKVPGPQIYDTLIDLGLPPEDAKHGLQAFRKHYRRHGWHNAALFEGWPELLRTLREEGFTLCTATSKNQDLAAQTLEHLGVGDAFDFIGGADVDAGRQGKAAVIDHVLRTLNIDPTQQRALMIGDRSHDTEGAAEFDIPTILVQWGHGEEAEWNAAYDYAGDISTLEEKIHAFFK; via the coding sequence GTGTCTGTTTTGCTTATCGACGTCGACGGAACCATCGTCAACTCCTATCCAGGAATCCGGGCCAGCTTCATCCATGCCCTGGAAACCATCGGCTACCCAATCCCAAGCGAAGAACGCCTGCGCAAAGTACCCGGGCCGCAGATCTACGACACCCTGATCGACCTCGGCCTACCGCCCGAAGACGCCAAACACGGCCTTCAAGCTTTTCGGAAACACTATCGCCGGCACGGCTGGCACAACGCCGCCCTCTTCGAGGGGTGGCCCGAGCTGCTACGGACGCTGCGCGAGGAAGGGTTTACTTTGTGCACCGCCACCAGTAAAAACCAGGACCTCGCGGCGCAAACCCTCGAACACCTCGGCGTTGGCGACGCCTTCGACTTCATCGGCGGAGCCGACGTCGATGCTGGGCGCCAAGGCAAGGCAGCCGTGATCGACCACGTCCTGCGCACCCTCAACATCGATCCCACACAGCAACGAGCGCTCATGATCGGCGACCGCTCCCACGACACCGAAGGCGCAGCCGAATTCGATATCCCCACCATCCTCGTGCAATGGGGACATGGTGAGGAAGCAGAATGGAACGCCGCCTACGACTACGCTGGCGACATATCGACCTTGGAGGAAAAAATTCATGCCTTCTTCAAATAA
- a CDS encoding low molecular weight protein-tyrosine-phosphatase, whose protein sequence is MPSSNKSLGVVFVCTGNICRSPMGEVILRDAVEREGLGQQVHVSSCGTGGWHIGQGADRRALSALRHKGFDGSAHKAAQIGEEAEHADLLIALDRGHQQALLKLGYDPERIRLLRSFDPQADTEDVEDPYYGDAKDFATARDQILDATPGIIQWIKEHLREH, encoded by the coding sequence ATGCCTTCTTCAAATAAATCGCTCGGGGTAGTGTTCGTCTGCACCGGCAACATCTGCCGCTCCCCCATGGGCGAAGTGATCCTGCGGGACGCCGTTGAACGCGAAGGGCTCGGCCAGCAAGTGCACGTGAGCTCCTGTGGAACCGGGGGATGGCACATAGGCCAGGGCGCCGACCGACGCGCTCTCAGCGCACTTCGCCACAAAGGCTTCGACGGCAGCGCCCACAAAGCCGCCCAAATCGGCGAAGAAGCCGAACACGCAGACCTCCTCATCGCCCTCGACCGCGGGCACCAACAGGCCCTGCTGAAACTCGGCTACGACCCGGAACGCATCCGCCTCCTACGCAGCTTCGACCCCCAAGCCGACACCGAAGACGTAGAAGACCCCTACTACGGCGACGCCAAAGACTTCGCCACCGCCCGCGACCAAATCCTCGACGCCACCCCAGGCATCATCCAATGGATCAAGGAGCACCTGCGTGAGCACTAA